Proteins encoded by one window of Xenopus tropicalis strain Nigerian chromosome 6, UCB_Xtro_10.0, whole genome shotgun sequence:
- the LOC116411508 gene encoding secreted Ly-6/uPAR-related protein 1-like: MTIYSKDMGSHSTATLSLTMAALYVSLLLAALCIGTAAPLQCYTCPVVISNANCLTPTNCSESDTSCMTSVVSIYDIPLTLINKICTSSCTPSDRKIDGSKNTVSCCNTDLCNVSAAPGVKYSYPALGLSLGFLLVLLRGSAL; this comes from the exons ATGacaatatacagtaaggatatgggAAGCCATAGCACCGCGACACTCTCACTGACCATGGCTGCACTGTATGTCTCTCTGCTACTGGCTGCTCTCTGCATTGGCACAG CCGCGCCCCTGCAGTGCTACACGTGTCCCGTAGTCATCAGCAACGCCAACTGCCTGACCCCGACCAACTGCAGCGAATCCGACACCTCCTGTATGACCAGTGTGGTTTCTATAT ATGACATACCGCTCACGTTGATCAATAAAATCTGCACTTCTAGCTGCACTCCATCGGACAGAAAAATCGATGGTTCTAAGAACACAGTTTCCTGCTGCAACACCGACCTGTGCAACGTGAGCGCCGCCCCTGGGGTAAAATACAGTTACCCTGCGCTGGGGCTGTCCCTCGGGTTCCTATTGGTCCTGCTGAGAGGCTCCgccctgtga